The Longimicrobiaceae bacterium sequence CATGCTGAGCCACTCGCCCGCCACGAACAGGTGCCGCAGATAGGCCCGCGAGTACCGGCTACACGTGTAGCACGCACAATCCGCGTCGAGTGGCTCCGGATCCAGCCGGAAGCGGGCCGACTTGATGTTGATCCTGCCCAACTGGCGCACCCAGACGGTGCCGTTTCGGCCGTTCCGCGTCGGCGCCACGCAGTCGAACATGTCGACGCCCCGCGCGATGCCCTCGATCAGATCCTCCGGGTAGCCCACGCCCATCAGGTACCGGGGGAGCTCTCGCGGGATCTCCGGCACGACGACGTCGAGTATCTCGTACATCACCGGCTTCGGCTCTCCCACGGAGAGCCCGCCGATCGCCGTTCCCAGCCAGGGTCCGAGCTCCGCGGTGCGCCGGGCGGCCTCGACACGGAGGTCCGCGTGGATCCCGCCCTGCACGATGGGGAAGAGCGCCTGCTGTGGGCCTTCCGGGTCGTCGCGCACCAGCTCCTCGAAGCGACTACGGCAACGGGCGAGCCACTGGAGCGTACGGCGCGACGCGTCGGCGGCGAGCTGCCGGTCCGCCTGTCCGGGCGGACAGTGGTCGAAGGCCATGATCACGTCCG is a genomic window containing:
- the tgt gene encoding tRNA guanosine(34) transglycosylase Tgt — protein: MFEFHIDATDGVARTGALRLPHGTVETPVFMPVGTLATVKTLTTEEVEALGAQIILNNTYHLYLRPGVEVVQRLGGLHRFQGWNHPILTDSGGFQVFSLAEIRTITDEGVNFQSHIDGSRHLFTPERVMEIERALGADVIMAFDHCPPGQADRQLAADASRRTLQWLARCRSRFEELVRDDPEGPQQALFPIVQGGIHADLRVEAARRTAELGPWLGTAIGGLSVGEPKPVMYEILDVVVPEIPRELPRYLMGVGYPEDLIEGIARGVDMFDCVAPTRNGRNGTVWVRQLGRINIKSARFRLDPEPLDADCACYTCSRYSRAYLRHLFVAGEWLSMRLLSIHNIRYLIDLVTEARAAIRGGTFESWSRARLGEMRQDRAEA